A genomic window from Streptomyces sp. WMMC940 includes:
- a CDS encoding MFS transporter, translating to MSTTRTQPEQGELPEDTGAFAWLRALGPRGRRAFGGAFGGYALDSYDFFTLPLGMVAIAAYFSLDSGQTGLLTTVTLVVSAIGGALAGILADRIGRVRALMITVITYALFTVLCGFAPNYETLLVFRALQGLGFGGEWAVGAILVAEYATAKHRGRTLGAIQSAWAAGWALAVIVYTLVFQFLDADTAWRVMFWTGALPALLVVYVRRNVTDAPEAAERRRTSRDRGSFTAIFRKDLTRTTVFAVLLSTGVQGGYYTLATWVPTYLKSERGLTVVGTGGYLAFLISGAFIGYLTGGYLTDVLGRKKNIALFAVLSAGCILAYTNIPSGADGLLLVLGFPLGFCMSAIFSGFGSFLAELYPTAVRGTGQGFTYNTGRAVGAFFPTLVGFLAGSWGVGGALVFGAVGYGLAVVALLGLPETRGRELV from the coding sequence ATGAGCACGACCAGGACCCAACCCGAGCAAGGCGAACTACCCGAGGACACCGGCGCGTTCGCCTGGCTGCGCGCTCTCGGCCCGCGGGGCCGCCGGGCCTTCGGCGGCGCGTTCGGCGGCTATGCGCTGGACTCCTACGACTTCTTCACGCTGCCGCTCGGCATGGTGGCCATCGCCGCCTACTTCAGCCTGGACAGCGGCCAGACCGGGCTGCTGACCACCGTCACCCTGGTCGTCTCCGCGATAGGCGGAGCGCTCGCCGGAATCCTCGCGGACCGCATAGGCCGGGTCCGGGCCCTGATGATCACGGTGATCACCTACGCCCTGTTCACGGTGCTGTGCGGATTCGCGCCCAACTACGAGACCCTGCTGGTGTTCCGGGCGCTCCAGGGCCTCGGGTTCGGCGGCGAGTGGGCCGTCGGCGCGATCCTGGTGGCCGAGTACGCCACGGCGAAGCACCGCGGCCGCACGCTCGGCGCGATCCAGAGCGCGTGGGCCGCCGGCTGGGCCCTCGCCGTGATCGTCTACACGTTGGTCTTCCAGTTCCTCGACGCCGACACGGCATGGCGCGTCATGTTCTGGACGGGCGCCCTGCCGGCCCTCCTCGTCGTGTACGTCCGCCGGAACGTGACGGACGCGCCCGAGGCCGCCGAGCGCCGCAGGACGAGCCGCGACCGCGGATCGTTCACCGCGATATTCCGCAAGGACCTGACCCGGACGACGGTCTTCGCCGTGCTGCTGTCCACCGGGGTCCAGGGCGGCTACTACACACTGGCGACCTGGGTGCCGACGTACCTCAAGTCGGAACGGGGCCTCACGGTCGTCGGTACCGGTGGCTATCTGGCCTTCCTCATATCCGGGGCGTTCATCGGCTATCTGACGGGCGGGTACCTCACCGACGTCCTCGGCCGCAAGAAGAACATCGCGCTGTTCGCCGTGCTCTCCGCGGGCTGCATCCTGGCGTACACGAACATCCCCTCCGGCGCGGACGGGCTGCTGCTGGTGCTCGGGTTCCCGCTCGGGTTCTGCATGTCGGCCATCTTCAGCGGCTTCGGATCGTTCCTGGCGGAGCTCTACCCGACGGCCGTGCGCGGCACCGGCCAGGGCTTCACGTACAACACCGGCCGTGCGGTGGGGGCGTTCTTCCCCACACTGGTCGGCTTCCTGGCCGGCAGCTGGGGCGTCGGCGGCGCCCTGGTCTTCGGCGCCGTGGGTTACGGACTGGCCGTCGTCGCGCTGCTGGGACTGCCGGAGACCCGCGGCCGAGAGCTCGTGTGA
- a CDS encoding GntR family transcriptional regulator: MGTTGSELGELAGDRRLLGRTSTAERVADILRTRIAEGFFPPGARLSEDGIGRALGVSRNTLREAFRLLTHERLLVHELNRGVFVRVLTVEDVDDIYRTRRLIECAVVRGLGEPPFALDGLRFAVVGGEQAAREQNWPGVSTANIHFHRELVALARSARTDELMRGVLAELRLVFHVVDDPRGLHEPYLVRNREILEALKAGRRDDAERLLARYLDDSRARLVAVYGGIVADGDAGER, translated from the coding sequence GTGGGCACGACGGGGTCCGAGCTCGGTGAACTGGCCGGTGACCGCCGGCTCCTGGGGCGCACGAGCACGGCGGAGCGGGTGGCGGACATTCTGCGCACCCGGATCGCGGAGGGCTTCTTCCCGCCTGGGGCGCGGCTCTCGGAGGACGGCATCGGCAGGGCGCTCGGCGTCTCGCGCAACACCCTGCGCGAGGCGTTCCGGCTGCTGACGCACGAACGGCTGCTGGTGCACGAGCTCAACCGCGGGGTGTTCGTCCGGGTGCTCACGGTCGAGGACGTCGACGACATCTACCGCACCCGGCGGCTGATCGAGTGCGCCGTCGTCCGCGGCCTCGGTGAGCCGCCGTTCGCGCTCGACGGGCTGCGCTTCGCGGTGGTGGGCGGTGAGCAGGCGGCCCGCGAGCAGAACTGGCCGGGCGTGTCCACCGCGAACATCCACTTCCATCGCGAACTGGTCGCGCTCGCCCGCAGCGCCCGCACCGACGAACTGATGCGCGGCGTCCTCGCCGAACTCCGCCTCGTCTTCCATGTCGTGGACGACCCCCGCGGGCTCCATGAGCCGTATCTCGTGCGAAACCGGGAGATTCTGGAGGCGCTGAAGGCGGGCAGGCGTGACGACGCCGAGCGGCTTCTCGCCCGCTACCTCGACGACTCCCGGGCCCGGCTCGTCGCGGTCTACGGAGGGATCGTGGCGGACGGGGACGCGGGGGAGCGCTGA
- a CDS encoding sensor histidine kinase: protein MRFRGKSIRRKIVALLLVPLVSLTALWGFATALTGREAKQLLDAGYIFEKVGLPLEETVRVIQKERRQTLVHLADPRAADSLIALRGQRSQTDRAVAEIRASAQDSGVRSSLSPDASRRLDRLVDALDGLGSLRRNVEQSAITRAQAMEFYNRLVDPCYGFLMSLNGLESVELERQGRALVGIVRARELLSREDALVTSSLVAGKITPGEIRAVTDLAANRKLLYEINLEVLPASEREIVERYWGSPDTQPLRETEEKLIAAGPTGKPRVVDAERWQQLAGPVLDDLARQSSEAGDRYRDRVEPAAYGVLVKAGIAGVLGFLALLVSLVVSVRIGRDLARALSRLRKEAHEVSGVRLPSVMRRLAAGENVDVETEAPHLEYDKDEIGQVGQALNTLQRAAVEAAVKQAGMRRGVSEVFVNLARRNQVLLHRQLTLLDTMERRTEDAEELADLFRLDHLTTRMRRHAEGLVILSGAAPSRQWRKPIQLMDVVRAAVAEVEDYERIEVRRLARVGVAGPAVSDLTHLIAELLENATVFSPPHTGVQVHGERVANGFTLEIHDRGLGMAPEALLDANLRLAETPEFELSDTDRLGLFVVSRLAQRQNVRVSLQQSPYGGTTAVVFVPAALLTDAPDTEGTGFRLDRKNSPGGRDGSARRSEAGRLTALSQVPAGLTVPAVLDGPVELEAPVGSMGFEDRQALGARTERIDTAEPINAVPDSAADIEDTESERGGLFRARDFLRTPDEQHQQASDQTPERPGNGPRRASPSPVPLPRRKPPTLVADNGRRIAERGRPHPLPGPGRDEPEASGARRDSDSASPAPGRPPSAPVPLRSRPPRGTGGPERSGGAARADGPRSGAGAGTGAARPVRGSSGPTAGGLPRRVRQASLAPQLRETSGARARPTAAEDAQDFERDAEQVRDRMASLQRGWQRGRRQNAEDATGPGETAPGTTPEGDGR from the coding sequence ATGCGCTTTCGCGGGAAGTCGATCCGCCGGAAGATCGTGGCGTTGCTGCTCGTGCCGCTCGTCTCCCTGACCGCGCTGTGGGGGTTCGCGACCGCACTGACCGGCCGTGAGGCAAAGCAACTGCTGGACGCCGGGTACATCTTCGAGAAGGTCGGCCTGCCCCTCGAGGAAACGGTCCGCGTCATCCAGAAGGAACGCCGCCAGACCCTCGTCCACCTCGCCGACCCCCGCGCCGCCGACTCCCTGATCGCCCTGCGCGGACAGCGGTCGCAGACCGACAGGGCCGTGGCCGAAATCCGCGCCAGCGCACAGGACTCCGGGGTCAGGAGCTCCCTCAGCCCGGACGCGTCCCGGCGCCTCGACCGGCTCGTCGACGCACTCGACGGCCTCGGTTCCCTGCGGCGGAACGTCGAGCAGAGCGCCATCACCCGTGCCCAGGCCATGGAGTTCTACAACCGCCTCGTGGATCCCTGCTACGGCTTCCTCATGTCCCTCAACGGCCTGGAGAGCGTCGAACTGGAGAGGCAGGGCCGCGCTCTCGTCGGTATCGTGCGCGCACGCGAACTGCTCTCCCGCGAGGACGCGCTCGTGACCTCGTCGCTGGTCGCGGGCAAGATCACGCCCGGGGAGATCCGCGCCGTCACCGATCTCGCCGCCAACCGCAAGCTGCTGTACGAGATCAACCTCGAGGTCCTGCCGGCCTCCGAGCGCGAGATCGTCGAGCGGTACTGGGGCAGTCCCGACACCCAGCCCCTGCGCGAGACCGAGGAGAAACTGATCGCCGCGGGCCCCACCGGCAAGCCGCGCGTGGTGGACGCCGAGCGGTGGCAGCAGCTCGCCGGGCCCGTCCTGGACGACCTGGCCCGCCAGTCCAGCGAGGCCGGCGACCGCTACCGGGACCGCGTGGAGCCGGCCGCGTACGGCGTGCTCGTCAAGGCCGGCATCGCCGGTGTCCTCGGCTTCCTCGCCCTCCTGGTGTCCCTCGTCGTCTCCGTGCGCATCGGCCGCGACCTCGCGCGTGCGCTGTCCCGGCTGCGCAAGGAGGCCCACGAGGTGTCCGGCGTCCGCCTCCCCAGCGTGATGCGCCGGCTCGCCGCGGGCGAGAACGTCGACGTGGAGACCGAGGCGCCCCACCTCGAGTACGACAAGGACGAGATCGGCCAGGTCGGCCAGGCGCTCAACACCCTCCAGCGGGCCGCCGTCGAGGCCGCCGTCAAGCAGGCCGGCATGCGCCGCGGCGTATCCGAGGTCTTCGTGAACCTCGCCCGCCGCAACCAGGTCCTCCTCCACCGCCAGCTCACCCTCCTCGACACGATGGAGCGCCGCACCGAGGACGCGGAGGAACTGGCGGACCTGTTCCGGCTGGACCACCTCACCACCCGTATGCGTCGGCACGCGGAGGGCCTGGTGATCCTCTCCGGCGCGGCCCCCTCCCGGCAGTGGCGCAAGCCGATCCAGCTCATGGACGTCGTACGGGCGGCCGTCGCCGAGGTGGAGGACTACGAGCGGATCGAGGTCCGGAGGCTGGCCCGCGTCGGCGTGGCGGGACCCGCGGTCTCCGACCTCACCCACCTCATCGCCGAACTGCTGGAGAACGCCACGGTGTTCTCGCCCCCGCACACCGGTGTGCAGGTGCACGGCGAGCGCGTCGCCAACGGCTTCACCCTGGAGATCCACGACCGGGGCCTCGGGATGGCCCCCGAGGCACTGCTCGACGCCAACCTCCGGCTGGCGGAGACGCCCGAGTTCGAGCTCTCCGACACCGACAGGCTCGGCCTGTTCGTCGTCAGCCGGCTCGCCCAGCGGCAGAACGTGCGCGTCTCCCTGCAGCAGTCGCCGTACGGAGGGACCACCGCGGTCGTCTTCGTACCGGCGGCGCTGCTCACCGACGCCCCCGACACCGAGGGCACCGGCTTCCGCCTCGACCGCAAGAACTCCCCGGGCGGACGCGACGGCTCCGCCCGCCGCTCCGAGGCCGGCCGTCTCACGGCCCTCTCCCAGGTTCCCGCGGGGCTCACGGTCCCCGCCGTCCTCGACGGCCCCGTCGAACTCGAGGCGCCCGTAGGAAGTATGGGGTTCGAGGACCGCCAGGCCCTGGGCGCCCGGACGGAGCGCATCGACACGGCCGAGCCGATCAACGCCGTGCCCGACTCCGCGGCGGACATCGAGGACACCGAGAGCGAGCGCGGCGGACTGTTCCGGGCCCGGGACTTCCTCCGCACCCCTGACGAGCAGCACCAGCAGGCCTCCGACCAGACGCCGGAGCGACCGGGGAACGGCCCGCGCCGGGCGTCCCCCAGCCCCGTTCCCCTGCCTCGCCGCAAGCCTCCGACCCTGGTCGCCGACAACGGGCGCCGGATCGCCGAGCGGGGCCGGCCACACCCGTTGCCCGGACCCGGCAGGGACGAACCGGAGGCCTCCGGCGCGCGCCGGGACTCCGACTCCGCGAGCCCGGCGCCGGGCCGTCCGCCCTCCGCTCCGGTGCCGCTGCGGAGCAGGCCGCCTCGTGGAACCGGCGGCCCCGAGCGTTCCGGCGGTGCCGCGCGGGCGGACGGCCCGAGGAGCGGCGCAGGCGCCGGCACGGGCGCCGCCCGCCCGGTGCGCGGCTCCTCGGGACCGACGGCCGGCGGGCTGCCCCGCCGGGTGCGCCAGGCCAGCCTCGCGCCGCAGTTGCGCGAGACCTCCGGCGCCCGCGCCAGGCCCACCGCGGCGGAGGACGCCCAGGACTTCGAACGCGACGCGGAACAAGTACGCGACCGCATGGCCTCGCTGCAACGCGGCTGGCAGCGCGGACGTCGCCAGAACGCCGAGGATGCCACGGGCCCCGGCGAGACAGCACCAGGAACGACACCGGAGGGGGACGGTCGATGA
- a CDS encoding roadblock/LC7 domain-containing protein, with product MTAPNAAATDTTKNGELNWLLDELVERVGSIRKALVLSGDGLATGASKDLTREDGEHLAAVASGFHSLAKGVGRHFDAGRVRQTVVELEDAFLFVTAAGDGSCLAVLSDADSDVGLVAYEMTLMVKRVGAHLATAPRTGLSAGG from the coding sequence ATGACCGCACCGAACGCCGCAGCAACCGACACGACCAAGAACGGCGAGCTCAACTGGCTCCTCGACGAACTGGTCGAGCGCGTCGGTTCCATTCGCAAGGCCCTCGTCCTCTCCGGCGACGGTCTCGCCACCGGCGCCTCGAAGGACCTCACCCGTGAGGACGGAGAGCATCTCGCGGCTGTGGCCTCCGGGTTCCACAGCCTCGCCAAGGGCGTGGGCCGCCACTTCGACGCCGGCCGGGTGCGCCAGACCGTCGTCGAGCTCGAGGACGCCTTCCTCTTCGTCACCGCCGCCGGGGACGGCAGTTGTCTCGCCGTCCTGTCCGACGCCGACTCCGACGTCGGTCTCGTCGCCTACGAGATGACGCTGATGGTCAAGCGCGTCGGAGCCCACCTCGCGACGGCACCCCGGACCGGGCTCTCCGCCGGAGGGTGA
- a CDS encoding DUF742 domain-containing protein codes for MTDGRQQVRHAPRWYDDDAGPVVRPYAMTRGRTTSTTEHRLDLIALVVPEPAAQDPGRDQVLSPEHVEIVERCCTTPQSIAELAAGLDLPVGVIRVLVGDLVDDALVHVTRPVPPAELPDVSILREVINGLRAL; via the coding sequence ATGACTGACGGCAGACAGCAGGTCCGGCACGCCCCCCGGTGGTACGACGACGACGCGGGTCCGGTGGTCCGTCCGTACGCGATGACCCGTGGCCGGACCACGAGTACCACGGAGCACCGGCTCGACCTGATCGCGCTCGTCGTGCCCGAACCGGCCGCCCAGGATCCCGGCCGGGACCAGGTGCTCTCCCCGGAGCACGTGGAGATCGTCGAACGCTGCTGCACCACCCCGCAGTCGATCGCCGAGCTCGCCGCGGGCCTGGACCTCCCCGTCGGGGTGATCCGGGTCCTCGTGGGCGATCTCGTCGACGACGCCCTGGTCCACGTGACCCGTCCCGTACCGCCGGCCGAGCTGCCGGACGTCAGCATTCTCCGCGAGGTGATCAATGGTCTTCGGGCGCTCTAG
- a CDS encoding GTP-binding protein, protein MVFGRSSRRETPVEPVTLKILVAGGFGVGKTTLVGAVSEIKPLRTEETLSEAGRPVDDLDGVESKSTTTVAMDFGRITLREDLVLYLFGTPGQDRFWFLWDELAQGALGAVVLADTRRLEDSFAAIDYFERRGIPFTVGVNRFEGADEYPEETVRAALDLDPEVPLMTCDARERESVKSVLVAVVEHALVRSTREREPAAT, encoded by the coding sequence ATGGTCTTCGGGCGCTCTAGCCGACGGGAGACACCGGTGGAGCCGGTGACACTGAAGATTCTTGTGGCCGGTGGCTTCGGGGTCGGCAAGACCACCCTCGTGGGGGCGGTCAGCGAGATCAAGCCGCTCCGTACCGAGGAGACCCTGAGCGAGGCCGGCCGGCCCGTGGACGACCTCGACGGGGTGGAGTCCAAGAGCACGACGACCGTGGCGATGGACTTCGGCCGGATCACCCTCCGGGAGGACCTCGTCCTCTACCTCTTCGGCACCCCCGGTCAGGACCGGTTCTGGTTCCTCTGGGACGAGCTGGCCCAGGGCGCGCTCGGCGCGGTCGTGCTCGCCGACACCCGCCGCCTGGAGGACTCCTTCGCGGCGATCGACTACTTCGAGCGGCGCGGCATCCCGTTCACCGTGGGGGTCAACCGCTTCGAGGGAGCCGACGAGTACCCGGAGGAGACCGTGCGGGCCGCCCTCGACCTCGACCCCGAGGTACCGCTGATGACGTGCGACGCCCGTGAGCGGGAGTCGGTGAAGTCGGTGCTGGTGGCGGTCGTGGAGCACGCACTGGTGCGGTCCACCCGTGAGCGGGAGCCCGCGGCGACCTGA